The Candidatus Cloacimonadota bacterium genome has a segment encoding these proteins:
- a CDS encoding NifU family protein → MVSKEEVQKVLDKVRPSLQADGGDCELVNVRDDNIVEVKLQGACAGCPMATLTLKAGIERVLKEEIPRIKEVISV, encoded by the coding sequence ATGGTATCTAAAGAAGAAGTACAAAAAGTTCTGGATAAAGTCAGACCCTCTCTGCAAGCTGATGGTGGAGACTGCGAATTAGTGAATGTTAGAGATGATAATATAGTTGAAGTAAAATTACAGGGAGCATGTGCTGGTTGCCCGATGGCTACCCTGACTTTAAAAGCAGGAATAGAAAGAGTTCTGAAAGAAGAAATTCCCCGTATAAAAGAAGTAATTTCAGTTTAA
- a CDS encoding ATP-binding cassette domain-containing protein, with protein MIKVENLTKVFIQKNGKKLYAVNELSFSAEKGEIVVLLGVNGAGKTTAMRMLSTVLQPTAGTATIEGFDIINDSQKVRSNLGFLSGDTGLYARLTAREIITYFARLYDVEDEIIKKRINDIAELLDMFEFLDKKVDLLSTGMKQKVSIARSIIHDPPVMIFDEPTAGLDILTAKNIVDFIHKCKNEGKCVLFSTHIMREAERIADKIVMIHKGKLLAEGTWEEFKTESCFHDLDDIFIHFVNEKTKKVETNEF; from the coding sequence TTGATAAAAGTTGAGAATCTTACAAAAGTATTTATCCAGAAAAATGGAAAAAAACTATATGCGGTCAATGAACTTTCTTTTTCAGCAGAAAAAGGTGAGATCGTCGTTCTTCTCGGAGTCAACGGCGCTGGCAAAACTACTGCCATGAGAATGTTATCAACAGTTTTACAACCTACTGCTGGAACTGCAACAATTGAAGGTTTCGATATCATTAATGATTCGCAAAAAGTAAGATCAAATCTTGGTTTTCTTTCCGGAGATACAGGATTATATGCAAGATTGACAGCGAGAGAAATAATAACTTATTTTGCCAGACTATATGATGTTGAAGATGAAATAATAAAAAAAAGAATTAATGATATTGCTGAACTACTTGATATGTTTGAATTCCTTGATAAGAAAGTCGATCTACTTTCTACTGGGATGAAGCAGAAAGTTTCCATTGCTCGTTCCATTATTCATGATCCTCCGGTTATGATCTTTGATGAACCGACAGCCGGACTGGATATTCTGACAGCTAAAAATATCGTTGATTTTATTCATAAATGTAAAAATGAAGGCAAATGCGTTTTATTCTCAACTCATATTATGAGAGAAGCTGAAAGAATTGCTGATAAAATCGTGATGATACATAAAGGTAAACTTCTTGCTGAAGGAACATGGGAGGAATTCAAAACAGAATCCTGTTTTCATGATCTCGATGATATTTTCATCCATTTTGTAAATGAAAAAACCAAAAAGGTTGAAACTAATGAATTTTAA
- a CDS encoding cupin domain-containing protein, with protein MKLVNYKDVQLEDVNVEGAKGTKIRWLISQKDNAPNFAMRMFEVEPNGNTPFHFHTWEHEVFCLEGTGKLVTEWGERPFKSGDAIFVDPNEKHQFKNSGDSILKFLCIIPHDKPKTQEKKTINPFATGVANNC; from the coding sequence ATGAAATTAGTAAATTATAAAGATGTTCAATTAGAAGATGTAAATGTTGAAGGTGCAAAGGGAACAAAAATTCGCTGGTTGATCTCGCAGAAAGATAATGCTCCGAATTTTGCTATGAGAATGTTTGAAGTCGAGCCAAATGGAAATACACCTTTTCATTTTCATACCTGGGAACATGAAGTGTTTTGTCTCGAAGGTACGGGAAAATTAGTTACAGAGTGGGGAGAAAGACCTTTCAAATCAGGAGATGCGATCTTTGTTGATCCAAATGAAAAGCATCAGTTTAAGAATTCCGGTGATTCGATTTTAAAATTCCTCTGTATTATTCCTCATGACAAACCAAAAACTCAAGAAAAAAAAACGATAAATCCATTCGCAACCGGAGTAGCGAATAATTGCTGA
- a CDS encoding M42 family peptidase, whose amino-acid sequence MEKDLRKFFKDMVQSPSPSGFEQPVQEIYRDFVKDLADEVKTDVHGNVIALKKGTGKLRFMVSGHADEVGLMIKYIDENGFIRFTTIGGVDSTLLPGLKVNIYHEKKVYRGIIGRKPIHLLKPEERKKTVTLDELWIDIGAKDKKDAEKKVAVGDPITYSPGIEMLNRNIIATKATDNKSGVFVAGALLKELADDKISANIYAVSSVQEEIGLRGAITSAFGIDPHVGIAVDVTHATDYPGIDKNVMGDIKIGQGPVLVVGANINPKVFSLLKKAAKKVKIKYQIEAAPRGTGTDANAIQTTRSGVASGLISIPNRYMHTPNEIISFNDLEGAVKILAEFARMIDDKTDFIPKI is encoded by the coding sequence ATGGAAAAAGATTTAAGAAAATTTTTCAAAGACATGGTGCAATCACCAAGTCCGTCCGGTTTTGAGCAGCCGGTGCAGGAAATTTATCGTGATTTTGTAAAAGATCTTGCTGATGAAGTTAAAACAGATGTTCACGGAAATGTAATTGCTCTAAAAAAAGGAACAGGAAAACTTCGATTTATGGTTTCCGGACATGCGGATGAAGTCGGATTGATGATCAAATATATCGATGAAAATGGTTTTATCAGATTCACTACGATCGGTGGTGTTGACTCTACTTTACTTCCCGGATTAAAAGTAAATATTTATCACGAAAAGAAAGTTTATCGAGGAATAATCGGACGAAAACCAATACATCTTCTCAAACCGGAAGAGAGGAAAAAGACGGTAACTCTCGATGAACTCTGGATTGATATTGGTGCAAAAGATAAAAAAGATGCAGAGAAAAAAGTAGCAGTCGGTGATCCTATAACTTATTCTCCAGGAATTGAAATGTTAAACAGGAATATTATTGCAACCAAAGCTACAGATAACAAATCCGGTGTTTTTGTAGCCGGAGCTCTTTTAAAGGAATTAGCTGATGATAAAATTTCCGCAAATATCTATGCTGTGTCATCAGTTCAAGAGGAAATCGGTTTGAGAGGAGCAATTACAAGTGCCTTTGGAATCGATCCTCATGTTGGAATTGCTGTTGATGTAACTCATGCAACCGATTATCCGGGAATTGATAAAAATGTTATGGGTGATATAAAAATTGGTCAGGGACCTGTTCTTGTTGTAGGAGCGAATATCAATCCGAAAGTATTTTCACTTCTAAAAAAAGCAGCAAAAAAAGTAAAAATTAAATATCAGATTGAAGCTGCACCTCGCGGAACAGGAACTGATGCTAATGCCATTCAAACTACTCGTTCTGGAGTTGCATCCGGTTTGATAAGTATACCAAACCGTTATATGCATACTCCTAATGAAATCATTTCATTTAATGATCTGGAGGGAGCTGTTAAGATCCTGGCAGAATTTGCTCGTATGATCGATGATAAAACTGATTTTATTCCGAAGATATAA